Genomic segment of Euhalothece natronophila Z-M001:
ATAGGTAACCAACGCCACAGATTAGAAATAATTTCTCCTGCTTGTTCTTTTCCATATAGATATTTGCTAACTCGACGAATTTGATCAAGCAGTTCATCGGAAAAAATCACCTCTCCTGTAATTGAGGAAGGTTTTCCCCGATAGCCAAATGCTTCTAAAATAAAACTTTCTGCACTTGAGCGATCAGCATCTCCAATAATAAATATATTAGTATCTAAAAAAAACCGTTTTAAGGAAATGCTCACTCCCCTCTCCCTTTTCTTTTAGCATTTCTAACTTAACTTGATGAATTAAATCCCGAACTTTTTCTGGGGTATCATAGCCTTTTTCTTTCATCATCTGATGACGAGATTCATATTCATCAGGCTGTTTCGAGGAAACAACAATTACATCAACTTCACCATTTTTAATGTCTTCAGGAAGAGAAACAGATAAATCCCCATCTTTGATGATTCCTTTTGTCTGGATAATTCTCATGGTTCTCCACTCTTGTTCACTACTATCTCTATTTTATTTGTTGTTTGGTAACTGGTAACTGATAAGCTGTTTATTTGGGCTGTAGAATATAAACCCCTAAAATATCTAACGGTAACTGTGGTTCAACGTTCACTTTTCCTTCTTTGGTAATGCTGCGAACCCGTTGATGGGATTGAGAAATACTTTCAGCACGTTCATGGGCAAATTGTTCTAAACTAGGGGTTAATTCCTCTAGGCGATCAATAATTCGATGAAGAGTTTGTTGTTTCCGTGCGCGAGGATAGTCTGCGACAGGTTTAGCTTGATTAAATAAGGTTTCTGTCTCTTCTGGCGTTAACCATTGCGCTTGAGAAGGAACTCCTGTAAAGCCTTGTAACCAGCATTCTTCAGCTAGTAAGGGGGAAGTTCTTCGTTGTTTGATTAAATATCGTCCTCGCAACAGGAGAACAAATACGGGGTTGTTAACGAGATCAGTAACCGTAAAGCCACATCGCGCTGCTACTGAATTTTCTGGGCTTTCTAAGGCTTCTTCTAAAAGGGTTTTAGCTAGGGTTTCTACTAGGGGATGATTCCGTCCAATCACTTCAATCCCTTCGGGTGCGGGGGAGGTAAAAGTAATATCCCTCGGGCGATCTCCCAATACGGGAACTAAACAAGCAGGAATATTTGGGAGTCGCCAACTATCCCGTTTTTTGATCAAACTGGCGTTTAATCTTTCTAACGCAGTATTGACAAAATTTTCAACTTGTGCGTTGCTCCCTAAAGCGCGATCGCTGTCTTCGAGTTCAGCTTGGACTTGTTCAGGTTTGATGCTACGCTGGGCAAAGCGCGATCGGTTTTTCCGTTCTCTTTCTACGGCACGATCCCAACTTTTCTGCACTTCTAACAAGGCGGTATCTTGGTCATCTAGCAGTTCCAGTAATGACAACTGTTGGGCTTGTTCAGCGTGTTCAAATAAGGATTCAAACACGGCTTCTGAAACATCATTGCTATCTAAAGGAACAGGGACAGTAATTCCCAAGGTTTTATGGATGTTGACTGCTTTGCGAATCAAAACATCTAGCACTGCTCCATCTACTGGGTTATCCTGTCCATAAAGGAGGAAGCATTTTACTTTCTGCGCTGTTTGCCCATAACGGTCAATGCGTCCTTCCCGTTGTTCTAAGCGGTTAGGATTCCAAGGTAAATCATAGTGAATGACCGCATTAAAATAAAGTTGCAGGTTGACTCCTTCGCTTAAACAGTCAGTGGCGACTAATACCCGTTTTGGATATGTGATTAATTCGTCTAAGCGAATTTCTCGTTCGTCTTCAGAGAGTTCTCCTGTAATTCCAATGATTCGCAAGTCTGAGTCTTTCTTTTTCTTCTTTGAGAACTGTTGACGCAGTTGTTCGGTAAGGTAGTTGGCAGTGCTAATGTAGCGACACCAAATAATTGGTTGATAGCCTTGGGGGAGAAGGTCTTCAATAATTTCATATAACCGTTCCAGTTTCAAGTCTCCTTTTCCCTGTAGTTGTTCTGCTTGACGCACAAATTCCCTTAACTGTCGGCGATCTTTTTCCTGATAACTTTGTTTACCCTGTTCCACCACAATTGTTGGCGGTGCATCAACAGCTTGTTCTTGATCTGTGGGATCATAAGTATAACTAGCTGCAACTTGTTCATCTAAAACATCAGAAGTATTCCCGACTGCCAAATCTTTACTCGCCTGACGTTTCAAAGTCGCGATCGCTGCTGCAGGGGAAGACATAACACAGCGAATAATTGCTAAAGCTGACCAATACCGTCCCCGTTGTTGCGCTTGGCTGAGTTGAGAGGAATCGGTTTTAACTAATCCTCGCGCAAAGTCATAAACAGTGCTGAATAGTTTTCGATACTCTGGAGAAAGACGATAGGGCTTTTCTAAGGATTCTCGTTCGGGGAAAGAAGTTGTGGTAATCCAGTCTTGGACATCTGCCCGTCGCCGTTGAATTAAATGTTGGGCGAGGTGGGCGCGTTGAGACTCAGTGAGATTTTCGAGATCAAAGTCTTCAAACTCTGGTTTAATTAGTCCCAATAATGATCTAAAAGGCTGTTTCTATCCCACTGTGAGGGGTTGCGGTTAATAAGAGTAAATGTAAATTTTCATCATCAGCTAAATCTCGCACTAGACGATGGCGTTGCTGAGTGGTGCTATAATCGCTGCGTTGGGTACAGGTATGGGCTTCATCTACAATCACTAATTCGGGATGATGAGTCAGAAAACTTGCCCGCCGTCGTTCTGATTTTACATAGTCAAGACTGATGATCAGATGGCGGTAGTAGCTGAAGAGATGATGATCCCCAGAAGGGAGACTGCGTTCTAGTTTAGAGGCGGTTCCTGAACGAATGACTACTGCATCGAGATTAAATTTCTGTTTCAGTTCCTTTTGCCACTGATCGCACAGTTGAGGGGGACACAAAACGGCAAAGCGGTTAATTTCAGCGCGATCGCGCAATTCTCGAACAATTAAGCCAGCTTCGATGGTCTTCCCAATTCCTACATCATCGGCAATCAGCAACCGCACTGGATCCAGTCTTAACGCCATTAGTAAGGGAACTAGCTGATAGGGATGAGGGCTTACAGACAACCGTCCAAAACAACGAAAAGGCCCAGCACCACTGCGTAAACTTAATTGGGCTGACTGCATGAGGAGTTTTCCCGCCTTATGATCTTGAATATAGTTAGGATCAGGAAGGGGAAAATGAGTCGAACTGAGACTTTCTAAGTTTTGCTCTAAAAGTGGGCGATAAATGCCACAAATTTGTTCCTCATTGCCACTGAGAGGACGTAAGCGGATAATTTGGTCATTGTCACTGGGAAGCACTACCCAAGCGCGATCGCGACTAGAGACAAGGGTTCCTGGAGTTGGGGAGTCGTTGGTCATCAAGTCTAAACCCCGTCTGGTTTGTTACCCTCAAGCTCTCATTTTATCAGAGTTTTAGCAAGTTTCCAATGCAACGCGATCGTGCTTTATTAAGAAGGAGAAATTAGCCCATAAATGTATAAGCACAAAAGAGTGAACTACCTCCTTAAATAAAAGATTGTAAGAGAGGCTTCCTACCCAATCAGGTGCTTATCACTTCCGAAGAAGAAACAAGTCTTACCCAAGGCGATAGGCTACTCCCGCGTCCCACAGGTAAAAAAGCATGGTAGAGAATTGAAAATTCTTTTAATTCTGGCTTGGTTTTCCGCCAATTTGGTTCCCATGCGAACTTTATTCAATTATACCGCAAATGGGCTGATTCATCTACCGACTAAATTAAAATTGTAGTCGTAGGATTCTCAGCCCTCATACTAAAATCAAATGTCTTGACGTTCTATAGATTATAATCTACTGATTATTTTTTTTTCAATAGATGAGTGCTTTTGATGTGATCGCTTTTCCTCTTCCCTTTGATTCACTACTTGCCCCTTTTCGCCTTATTACCTCTTTTCTCTCTTTTTAATACCTATTAAATAGTGATAAACGTTAATACTTACAGTTTCTTTATTAGCATCCTTTTAGTGATTAGATGCAATTTAACAAGCGACCTATATTTATTTTTTAGTTACAAAAGGGTATAATGCCTCTATTCCTTGTAATGGCTTATTTTTAGCTATTTTCACACTGTCCCCTTAGATTATGATCACATGGTATTTTATATTTTCTTAAGGTGGGGCGCGATCGTGTTGAACTTTAAAATTATGCCCCTTTTTCTGTCAGACATTTTACACTGCTTGCAACCACCAAGTAGAAAAAGAGAAGACATGGGGGGGAGGGGGCAAAGACATGGGGGGAAAAAAGCTAATATGTTGAATAATCATAAAAACTTATAATCTTCATTACAATAATATAGTAATACAAATAACAATAGTGATTTA
This window contains:
- a CDS encoding PIN domain-containing protein encodes the protein MSISLKRFFLDTNIFIIGDADRSSAESFILEAFGYRGKPSSITGEVIFSDELLDQIRRVSKYLYGKEQAGEIISNLWRWLPIYYLPSTLDWTKEKSELAKQKIIPSEDIEIYLTAKNGQADCFISGNRKLIATIAEFNCFTPENFINEYFSDK
- a CDS encoding helicase-related protein, which produces MGLIKPEFEDFDLENLTESQRAHLAQHLIQRRRADVQDWITTTSFPERESLEKPYRLSPEYRKLFSTVYDFARGLVKTDSSQLSQAQQRGRYWSALAIIRCVMSSPAAAIATLKRQASKDLAVGNTSDVLDEQVAASYTYDPTDQEQAVDAPPTIVVEQGKQSYQEKDRRQLREFVRQAEQLQGKGDLKLERLYEIIEDLLPQGYQPIIWCRYISTANYLTEQLRQQFSKKKKKDSDLRIIGITGELSEDEREIRLDELITYPKRVLVATDCLSEGVNLQLYFNAVIHYDLPWNPNRLEQREGRIDRYGQTAQKVKCFLLYGQDNPVDGAVLDVLIRKAVNIHKTLGITVPVPLDSNDVSEAVFESLFEHAEQAQQLSLLELLDDQDTALLEVQKSWDRAVERERKNRSRFAQRSIKPEQVQAELEDSDRALGSNAQVENFVNTALERLNASLIKKRDSWRLPNIPACLVPVLGDRPRDITFTSPAPEGIEVIGRNHPLVETLAKTLLEEALESPENSVAARCGFTVTDLVNNPVFVLLLRGRYLIKQRRTSPLLAEECWLQGFTGVPSQAQWLTPEETETLFNQAKPVADYPRARKQQTLHRIIDRLEELTPSLEQFAHERAESISQSHQRVRSITKEGKVNVEPQLPLDILGVYILQPK
- a CDS encoding DEAD/DEAH box helicase; the protein is MTNDSPTPGTLVSSRDRAWVVLPSDNDQIIRLRPLSGNEEQICGIYRPLLEQNLESLSSTHFPLPDPNYIQDHKAGKLLMQSAQLSLRSGAGPFRCFGRLSVSPHPYQLVPLLMALRLDPVRLLIADDVGIGKTIEAGLIVRELRDRAEINRFAVLCPPQLCDQWQKELKQKFNLDAVVIRSGTASKLERSLPSGDHHLFSYYRHLIISLDYVKSERRRASFLTHHPELVIVDEAHTCTQRSDYSTTQQRHRLVRDLADDENLHLLLLTATPHSGIETAF